GAAGCATCGGCCGCGGGCTGCTTGCCGCCGGCGACCAGCAGTGCGTCGAACTCGGTGGACCGTGCCGTGAGGAAGGTCCGCTGCACCGTCACCGAAAGCCCGTCGGAGGAAAGCGTGCCCCCGGCCGGTGCGATGACCAGCGGGACCATGCCCTCGCCGTCGAGCGCCTGGCGGGCCGCCTCCACCTGGGACAGGTCGCTGGAGGAATCGGCAATGATGCCTACAACGCGCCCGGCAACCGGCCACGTTCCACCCACCTGGGACACGGAAGGGCTGGGGTCGCGGTCCGGGACCTGCTCGGTGGCCTCCGGAGCGGGCATGCCCAGGCCGGCGGCCACCGCGGCGCACAGTGCGGCGTCGATGTTGGCCAGGGCCAGCAGTTGGCGTTCGCGGACGGCGCTTTCGTAGCACTTGCCGAGCTCGAACGTGTAGGCCTGGATCACGTGGTCCTGCTCCACGGCGCTCAGGCTGCGGAAGAACAGCCGGGCCTGGCTGTAGTGGTCATCGAAGGAGGCCGGGTTGCGCCGCTCCTTGATGGATTCCGCCACCGCCTCCGGCACGTCCACGAACGCTCCCATGTCCTGCCCGGCCAGGAACGGGCAGCCGCCGTCCAACGAATTGGGCCGGTACGGCGCCACTCCGGCGTGGTCCGCCGTCTGGTGCATGCCGTCGCGGAGCATGTCGTTGACCGGAGCCTGCGGCCGGTTGATGGGGATCTGGGCGAAGTTGGGGCCGCCCAGGCGCGAGATCTGGGTGTCCAGGTAGGAGAACAGGCGGACCTGCAGCAGGGGATCGTTGGTGACGTCGATGCCCGGAACCAGGTGGCCCGGGTGGAAGGCCACCTGCTCGGTTTCCGCGAAGAAGTTGGTGGGGTTCGCGTTGAGGGTCATGAGGCCGATGGGCTGCGCCGGCGCCAGTTCCTCGGGGACGAACTTGGTGGGGTCCAGGAGGTCGATGCCCTGGAACATCTGGTCTTCCGTGTCCGGGAAGGTCTGGATGCCCAGTTCCCATTCAGGGTAGGCGCCGGCCTCGATGGCGTCGGCCAGATCCCGCCGGTGGAAGTCCGGGTCCATGCCGTTGATGATTTGGGCTTCCTCCCAGACCAGTGAGTGCACGCCCTGCTTAGGCTTCCAGTGGAACTTCACCAGGGTGGTGTCACCCGCAGCGTTGATGAGGCGGAAGGTGTGGACGCCGAAGCCTTCCATGGTCCGGTACGACCGGGGGATGCCGCGGTCTGACATGTTCCACAGGGTGTGGGCCTGTGCCTCGGTGTGGAGCGACACGAAGTCCCAGAAGGTGTCGTGCGCGCTCTGGGCCTGGGGAATCTCGCGGTCCGGGTGGGGCTTGGCCGCGTGCACCACATCCGGGAACTTGATGCCGTCCTGGATGAAGAAGACGGGAATGTTGTTTCCCACGAGGTCGTAGGTGCCCTCATCCGTATAGAACTTCGTGGAGAAACCCCGGGTGTCCCGCACCGCGTCGGCCGACCCACGGGAGCCAAGCACCGTGGAGAACCTGACAAACACGGGCGTTTCGACGTCCGGGGCGAGGAATCCGGCGCGCGTTACCTTCGACGCCGTGCCGTAGGACCGGAACACCCCGTGCGCTCCTGCGCCGCGTGCGTGGACAACGCGCTCCGGGATCCGCTCGTGGTCAAAGTGGGTGATCTTCTCGCGCAGGTGATGGTCCTGCAGCAGGATGGGACCCCGCGGGCCGGCCTTCAGGGAGTGGTCCGTATCCTGCAGCCGCAGGCCCTGCGCGGTGGTCAGGTACTGGC
This region of Arthrobacter sp. DNA4 genomic DNA includes:
- a CDS encoding catalase, translated to MPAEDDVVIPGVPSSEPPALEEPTSPREPLPPKPDQRGPEAVSPTGSPTGAPATARAQSGQYLTTAQGLRLQDTDHSLKAGPRGPILLQDHHLREKITHFDHERIPERVVHARGAGAHGVFRSYGTASKVTRAGFLAPDVETPVFVRFSTVLGSRGSADAVRDTRGFSTKFYTDEGTYDLVGNNIPVFFIQDGIKFPDVVHAAKPHPDREIPQAQSAHDTFWDFVSLHTEAQAHTLWNMSDRGIPRSYRTMEGFGVHTFRLINAAGDTTLVKFHWKPKQGVHSLVWEEAQIINGMDPDFHRRDLADAIEAGAYPEWELGIQTFPDTEDQMFQGIDLLDPTKFVPEELAPAQPIGLMTLNANPTNFFAETEQVAFHPGHLVPGIDVTNDPLLQVRLFSYLDTQISRLGGPNFAQIPINRPQAPVNDMLRDGMHQTADHAGVAPYRPNSLDGGCPFLAGQDMGAFVDVPEAVAESIKERRNPASFDDHYSQARLFFRSLSAVEQDHVIQAYTFELGKCYESAVRERQLLALANIDAALCAAVAAGLGMPAPEATEQVPDRDPSPSVSQVGGTWPVAGRVVGIIADSSSDLSQVEAARQALDGEGMVPLVIAPAGGTLSSDGLSVTVQRTFLTARSTEFDALLVAGGKQPAADASAGRDAKAGEPVDGLDPRVALMLSEAYRHAKAIAAWGSGSAVLEAAGIPQGAAGVVGGNDAASVTTEISGLIAAHRAWDRFPAAGAAAEKGN